The Primulina tabacum isolate GXHZ01 chromosome 1, ASM2559414v2, whole genome shotgun sequence genome contains the following window.
TTTTATATGGATTTATCTTCCACATATTATCAAATCTTCGTTATTTCATCTCACGAGTCAAACAATTacacaaattattattttttgtgtaATACTAAAAGTTTTAGAGATTAATATATCTTAATTTTAtacattatgatttttttatatttaaaatatgattatttttgtaaataaatttatatattataaaattctaTGCTCAACTAATCACTCGAAGTTTAAGAACCTGTGTAATAGTATACTCAGGGTTCTTCTCAATTCCATCCACCTTAAGACTTCGTTCGAGTTAATTCCTTGTCTTCTATTAAAATGATCTTGATAGCCTCAACCCAGGGCATATACTCCAGCTAAGGCAGATGTTTTTCAATGAATCGTTTGGTTTAATTAATAGTGTATGACATATGAGATATTATAGAAATATGCTCCTAGGCAAGTTCATTGTGTTGAAGGTGTGATGTACGGGGCCAAAGTTCACCGTTACGTGAGCAACTAACCATGTGTATCACAAGATGATTGTGCGAACATTTTGTGAAATGTTATATTTGGCGGTTTCTATAACATCTTTCCGGTCAAACACGTGACATTAAATTCTCTCAAGATGTTTCGAGTGTCTGTAAATAGACCAAAAACAcggttcggtcgaccctacccctgcgggcactgcctgcagggGTTAATCTAACGGatcggattttttcgagccaactttttttttttttttacaggaaggtgggcccggatcactcatgtggagtgatccgggccgttcattgcccgtgcaggcagtgcctgcacgggtaggttgaaacaaaccCCAAAAACACGGTGGACAttatatcaaatatatatatatatatatatatatatataaataattgataattgattaaattaaataattatggaatttttttaatagaaaGGGCTTACGGAAAGTGTTTAAGCAGCTGCCCTCCTTCAAGCTGGGCAGTTGCAGAGTAGATATCAATGGTGCGGAATAGGGCATGGCGAATCATCCCAAGACCTCTGTTGGAGACCATCCTCAACAACCACATGCAGCATCACCGAGTGCCTCAGCCCCTCATCCTTCACGGCCCTCGTGGGGTCGGCAAAACCACTCTGATCCTGGAACGTAAGTCACAAACAAGCCCTTCTCTATCGATCTATGTACATTTATTTACTTGAATTTTGATGAATGAGAAGGGCTTCTTTTATTATTATGGGATTTTGTGAAAGAGAGTGAAAATCATGAGAGGTGTATCCGGGCGCTGGTAATGGGTGTTTTCTGAAGTTTTTTCGTTTTTTGTGGGGGTGTCTGGTGATATGAGGACTCTGATCTGAAGCCATTTCAATGACTAATTTGTTTCTTGTTTCTTCTTTCAACTTCGCGGAACTTTGGTTTTGGATATAACACCGGGAGAAACagataaaaatcaaatttctgCCTTTTAGAGAATATTTTTAACTCTGCCAAGGTTAGAGCAATGATTCTTAACGAAATGTAGGTTAATAATGATGAAGGTATTGAATAACAGAAATTATCAATAATATGTATctgaaaatttgaaaagtaatcATGAATTTCATCACTCAATTTCATATATTCCTGAAGTTTGGGAGAATTACAGCAGTCATATGAAGATTTCACTGAGTTATAattgataataataaaatagtACCATCTGTTCATTTTGGCTACCAATTGCAGAAGATCAAAGGCTAATGTGTTTGTGTAACTTGAATGGTGGACGAACAATGAATTCCCGGTATGATATATTGTCATATTTCCCATGTTGCATACTTCAAGTACTTTGTAAGGTCATAAATATGGCACCTCCTACCATGGGAAATAATACATAGTATTAATGTTGATTGGTACTGTTCCTTctaatcattatacattttggTGTCTTTGACAGGTCTGCTTGATAAATGGAACACAAGCCCTCACATTACTGGCTATATCGACTTTGCGGAGTCAGTTGAAGATCACCATCCAAAGCATGGTCAATCATTTCCATGGACCTCATGGTCCATTTGTCCAGCACCTAAACTTGTAACAATGAAGGCTCAGCTTGAAAACTGTCTGGAATCCATGACTCAAAAGGCCATTAAGCTTGGGACCATCAGCTCCCAGCAAATATTCACCATTCTCACAAAATGGCACAGTCCAACCACTGCCCTCAATCGAATTTTGAATCTCAAGGGTGATGCTGTGAATTACAGAGTGGCTGTAAGAAATAAGAACAGGGTTACTACATCACATTTGTGGGATATTGCAGTTTTTAAATTATCTGCTGGACTTAGTGAGCACGAGATGAATGGGGACTTTGATGCTTCCATGAATGTGGAGGAGGGATCATATTACAAGGAGGCGATGGCTGCATTGAAGTTGGCGAAAGAGGTTATCAAGGCTCAAGCAAAGTGGAGGGTGAATGCAATTCGAGATTTGAACAGTAAGGGTGGGTTTTCACGGTCGTTAGCGAATTCAGCCACTGATTGGCCTTGTTTATTGCTGGAGTTATTGTCTTTAGCTGCTGAAATGGACTATTTTCAGGTAATTAGCAGAAAATTCCATATTTTGATTTCACGAATTGACTCGGTGTATCAGTTGTGTTTTCCATTGAGTAAGCAAGTTTGCGTCCAATACGAAACAAGAAAGGGAAGAGGAGATTGCCTGCAAAGGTTAATTTCAATGCTATTTGTTAAAAAAGCCTTGTATCAATGAAACTGTGAATTAGAAGTCTTTTGACTTTGATTCATTTGATTGGATTGTATATTTTCTTGAGAAATAATTGGTTTCTTCGCAAGTcagtatatgatttttatgctcGAAGTATTATCTTCCAATTTATTGGAGTCTAGGCACCTGTTATAAGTGGGTGTTTGCCATGAATGGTCGAAATGAGACTCACGTGCTTAAGTGGATTCTAAATTATGAAACCATCGAGCAGTGACACTTTTGTATGATTGTTATGAGTGAAGTTGCATAGTTCTTTGTTAGCTCTGCCCCTTTCTTTTCATTCTCATTCTTCTCTCTTTCGTTTTTTTGGATATTGTGAAATTAAGTAGCCAAAGCTGGTGATAAATAACATCGAGGTTCTGAAGAATGCTGTTGTAATGGATGATGCAACAATATGTGGATCCATGTACCATGATAGTTTGATTTGGAGAATTATAGCTTTGGGTGCAAATGAGACATGTCTTCCGGTTCTTTTTGTATCATCTGATAGGTAATTATTCTATTCCTTTGCTGTTTGAACTTGAAGTATTGCTTGACACTTAGATGGTTTCTCAATCAGATACATTTTCTTGTGACATTTTTTGTGCTCCGTATTTTGTCGTCCCTGTTAGGAAGAGTCTTCGAACATATTATTGTACAGTTCTTTAGTGCTTTTAATGCAGATTGTTTTGGTGGTATGCTGTAATAAAATGAGGGAAATTTCTTTCCAGTGCTTGTTAGTTACTATTCAGAAATATTAAGAATGATAATTAATCTATATATTCTGCCTTACTGCACCAAATATATTGGAATTTTTTAGTATTCTCTTTCTGTATGAACCATTTTCTAGGAAAAATGTGATTTTGGTTGTGTGAGGTGAAATAACTACAAGAAGAAAATTGAAGGTGTCTTATGTAACCAGGCTTATAGGTTTCCTACATCAGAATGCTGATCATAATTTATAATGGCGTCTTAAGGCATTAAATCAGTAGTTTGACACTTGATTTCCTGTTCATTGCCGTTAAAACACCATACACTCAATTCAAAACTTCCAAAATTGTTTAGACCTATGGAGAGTAATGAATGATTCAGACCTATGGATGAAATCAGGATTGATTTTTATTGAGTTTTTTAATGAAGAAAACTTTATTTTAATGCATAGGAAGATATATAATCCTTGACAACCAAGGTTCTCACTAACAGATTTTGGAGGTATAGGTATGTAGAAAATCTCTAGGTTTCTAAAATAAAGTTTACAGAATATACGTGAGTTAATGAGATAAAATTCTTACCATGTGGAGAACTGAAGAAAAGTATATCCGAGGCATGTGCAATGTCACAAAGTCATAGAAATGGCTTTTTTGTTTAGGAAACTAGAAATAAGAGCACTATAGATAGTACTGGCAAAATATATGGTTGAGGCAAGAGTATCTCCTTCATCCAAGTTTCCTCCCAAAAGAGAGACCAAATTTTACCTACCTGAAGACATAACCATGTAGGGCGAGGAATGTGTGGGTAAATATGTACAGATTTTCTTATGCTAGAGAATTCGGAAGCCAAAAACAAGGGAACAGCCAGTGTCCCATCAATAAATGATGTTAGCTTCCAACTTTTGCAATTCAAGACACCGTAATGTTTCCCTTTCTAACAAAGTAACAAACTAAACCAACACTGTcttcaattatttttcatgcCTTTCTGaagatgattcttcttcttgAAATGATATTTCGTGTAATGATTGGTCTCATGTTGAATGCTGCAAAATCTATATTTTTTTGTGTTGTGCATTTACCTCATTCCAATAAATTTAGCTTGGTATCAAAAGCAGTTTTATTGAACCTgttccttttcttttttatttatcgCATGATGTTCATTCCATGTGATTCACGTGTTAAAATGACTTTTGAGGCATATATTATGATAGAATATATCTTGTGCCATTCTGTTCTATTTCTGCTAACGTGCTGGTGATTAGCTGTGTGCAGTTTGGAATTCAAGGTTTTTCTAAAAACTCTTTCATTTTAAGTTGGACAATTTTCAATTCATGTCTGTGTTCAGGATAATGTTGGAAATCCAGTTCGATTTGTTTGAGTCACAAAATTCTGATAAACCTGCTATTTGTTTTATTGTGATTTAGTTGGAATGATTTTCCCATCGTTTGATTTACTCAAGATATTCTCACTTGTTAAGAGAGCTAATGATTGGGCTCTGAACCAAGGGAAAAATGAAAGAGTTGCAGTACTTTGAGTCGTTGATTTGAAATGTATGCCTAACGATCAAACCATGTAATTTTTTTGTGTTCTCACTTTCTTTTCACTCTCTTCTCGCTTAATTTTTTTGTGTGCTCTCTTTCTTTTCACTATTGAAATTCAACAAAAACAATGCTGAATGGGATCTTCATCCACAATTTGAGAAACCCCATCCATCCATCTGTTAATAATTGTAACTGAATTTCTACTTCGATTTATATGTAAGAATATGACTACTCTGCCATTCCATTTCTTTTGTCTAATCGAGATTTTTTTCCTTCTTCCCAGAAATTCTTTGTACATTGTTGTCATTCTTGATAATAAGatttgtaaaataatttgacaGCTACTATTCATATCGGGCCTTTATGGATTTTGGATATCCGGATGTTTTCATCTCACGGGAGGTAACCTTCACTTCCTCCCGCCCCTCTctctttgtatttttttatttgtttttgtttttgttctcACTATTATATTAGGTTTCTAAAATAAAACTGCTCGATTGAAAATTTTGTATCAATTGAGTGGCTTGATGAAATTTTGTTTGTTTCATTTCTGTGGttttatgatataattaaccTGGGAATTCACATGTTGATGCAGTTGAAAACTTACGTGGTTTAATGCAGATTCCTTCAGCATAAGAAAATACGAATTTAAAATGTCAAAAAAAGCAATTATCTACAAATTGAGTAGAAAACTTACATTACGACCTGTATGAACAGAATGAACATAATGAAAAAGAGTAGAAAACTTAAGGCATAGTGTGAAAATGCTTATTGGGGTGAAAACATGTCCCTCGATTTTTCTATTATTTAGACTAATATGGTTTCGAAGCTAAAAAgagtaaataaaattttagggaaaatattttcaaaatgctCGAGGCTGATGTAAGTAGATTATTGTACCACTTCTCATGTATTCAGTAATTGCAAGTTCTTTATTCATTTTGGCAATGCCAATTGAAGTAACAGGTCTTCAGTGACCAGTGTATATTTACTTTTTAAGTTGGATTGGATATAACTATTAACTAGACAACAGTGAGCAATGAGTACTTTGTACGTTGGCATATTTTTTGTCCCGAGGTTACTAGTTTTCTTCAAGTTGaaagaaaaatcgtgagtgtggttttatttacaaaaaatatgAGACATGCTATTGTTACAACAGTCACTCATCCCAATTCTAGTTGCTTAATTCATATATATGTGGGTTTTAAATGAGAGTTAAACTGGACTTTTAATCATCCCTTTTCACTTTCAAAGTAGCTGCTGGCCTATGGGGGTTGGTGGTGGAAACATCACAAATTTTGAGTAGTGACGTATTAAATTAAAAGCAAAGCATCTTATTTAAGATACGTTTTACTGTAGATATTTATTTGGATCTTTTTGAcaacattaaattttttttgtgtaaATACTGTTTTTAAAGTAGCTGTCTAATTTGAATTATTTGGGCGTGTCCCACATTAATTTCAGACATTTGAATGGAGTCGAGCAGCAGCAAAAATGCATATGGTCGGCGACTATTTTAGTCAGTCTGAGGTATAACTCAATGAAGAATATATGACACTTAAAGTAAATATGATGTACCATTGCATGATAAGTGATGTCCCATTACCCATAATCTTAGTTCAGATTCTTTTTTACTTGCTCATTGTCGGATGCCTGCCCTTTATTTGGCCAGCTGCTTAATTGTATTAATTCCTTTAGATTGTTTTATCTCGTGTTTGAAGAGTTAAGTCATTTCATATAAAAATAGAACTTTTGGACTACTTAGTTTTAGCAAGTGGTTTTGTTTCTGTAGTAAGAAATTTAATCGAAATGGTTTGCAAGTACTAGTACTAGTTTCTTAACATAAACAACCAGACTGTAAAATCATGAAGGCACCAGAACTATGTAGCATCTAGGTATTTTTTACTTGAGTAGCTTATTAGggtaaaatcttgaaaaaaaatttggatAGTTGCTGGAGAAAGCGGAAACGTCAATTTTCGCCCCATTAATTATATTTAGAAAGAAGATACAAATTGATTTGGTTGATTGTATGCAGATACCATTCTTGACTTTTGTCAATATGATATATTAGTTCCTTTATCCATGAACCAAACCAGGCCTTAGATGCAGACCTTCAACAGCCTTAAATTTGGGCAAGCCTTAAACAGTTGAAATGTGCAAACATATTCGTCAATGATGCCCAACTGGCTACCATACATACACTTTACACCCCAGCACAATCACAAATCCATGCTGCATAGGCCCTGACATATTTACCAGTGATTTGGGCTGGcgtatatatatttacatttCTTATTCAACTTACAGTTGGATTTAGTTGTTGAGGTACTCGGGACACATCCACGGCATCTTTTTGAGGTTTATGCGCTCAAGCTATCCGATTACTACCATACGTAAGTATTGTCGATGGATCTTATGCTCTCTCCCCCCCCTCTGTGGATGTCTTCTTTTGAGTTCCCTCGTCTACTGCCTTTTCTTCACTATCCGATTACCTCATCATGTTGTTTTCTGTCACCCTTGATTTTGTCTGAAAGATAATCTTTGTTGTGGCCTTTTTGTTTGCTAAATCATCCGAGGGATTGCTATAATGGCTCTGATTCGGGTTTTCTAGAATGTCTATTGAGGTTTGAGATGTTATTAAACTAGTGGTTGAATATTGAACGAATCTTTCctgaaatcttgaaaattatagAAGACAATTTCTACTTTTTGTGCACACAGTTGCTGATAACATTTTACCTTTTACATGTCATGGCAAATGAGTATACTCTTTTAATGACAGGCTGATGAGTGACAAGGGAAGCACATTTGAAGACCTCGTGGATGTATATTTGGCTTATTTACAGGTGGATACCTAataaacataatttttatttccatttttttctttttttcttcttttgattCTCGTTGTGttaatttttcatcttttttttgAGTATTGCAATGTTGCTTGCCTCTACCTGGATATGATTTTCTTATATCAATTTCTATGTGGGGCTCTTCTCTATTTCTCTGTGATACTAATTGCTACAAATTATGAATAAATGAaacataaaataagaaaatatacaCTGGGTGGTTACATTGTTATGGTAATTCTTGGGTGTCACTATGATTAGATATACTTATGGTAAAATACTCTCATTCcctcaattttcaaaattttcacgAACACCAAATATATGTTTTCTTGACTCATCTGTCagtaattcttttattttatgaAGAAAATTGTGAAGAATTTGTTAGAAGGtgggaaaaaaatgaaaatgtattgtaaaataaatttttaattgtaaaataaatttttactgGATTTTTTGTGTCTTTTTCTGCCAACCTAACTTGTGTATTACAGGTAAATGTGGTTAATCCTGCAATGCATAAAGCTTTGCTGCACCTGGAAAAGTTTGCTGTTGATGCACAAAGTGGAAAAATCCCAAAAGATAAATTGCGATTTGGTGCACCATGGAGGCATCCCCCCAAAACTGGAAATCTCAGTTCATGGGCCAAAGTTCAGTTGATGGACTTTGTTCAATCTCTAGTTAATGCAGAGTTTGGGGTATTTAAATCTTTTGAATTTGTGATGCTGCTTGCTTTCAACTATGAAATTACATATTGCAATTTttttgcatttgatattttgcATTTCCATGGGATGTTAAATAGTTACTGCATCCATATAAGCATTGACTCAATCACAAAACCTTCTTCAGTCAGTGCTAGCTTTTAAAGAACTGGACATCAACTTGGTTCAATTAGATTTATCTTTTCTTTCCgtttgaaaatttttcttcacaaatgcaGGTTAACTATCTTGCAGATTGCAGCCTTGAGATATTTGATGATCCCTCTGCTGTTGCGATGCTGGAGGTACTGTAGGTCGATTGATTTACCTTTGCGTAGGCAGTACACCGTCTTCTACTCTTCTTACTCTTGTGCTTGTAGGTTTGGCTGATTAATGGCCTTTTTCCTGTGTTGCAGAAATTCTTTTTTTTGTTTAGGATTAATGAAGATATATTTGTCAGCTTTATATGTTAGCGTATAAAAGTCGTTCGCCAACAGCTAAAACCTGTTGCCTGACATATGTTCCTGTATATTGTTTATCAACAATGCAGAAAACCATAGGTTGTTACTTTCTAGTGCTCTCTCTCAAACTTCCTGCACTCTTAAGACTTTTTTTGCTGAAAattagaaaaaagaaaaaaatacagaAAGATTGAATGAGGTAAATTTGCAAAAGCAGCGTTGAGAAAGGGGAAATGGAGACTGTGAAAATAAATTGTGGATACTGATCCTTATATTGGACTCGTTTATACAGAAATAATACGCTTGATTCAATTCAAGCTGTTTGACAGAAGTTAATGGAATTTTTCTGTTCTTAGGTCGGTTTACTGTACGCCCAGCGAGATCCATCCTTCATTCGTCCAGTTTCCCGTGGTATTGAGAGATGCCTTGTTAGATGGTAAGAAATGTTGAAATTAGTTAAGAAGGTGAAGGGAACTGTGTACTGACATTGGGTAAGTGCTGCAGGATGGTTCAAGAACGCATGAGCCTGAGCTTCAAGAATAAGTTCCAGTACCACTGGCAGCGCAGTATACGAGGCCGTAGCTATAGGCATTTGCTGTTACAAGTTGGATACAAGTAGTGGATGATGGGTATGTGCAAAACCTTTCAGTTGTTTTTGGTTTGTTTGGCATGTATGTGGTTCAAACAAGATGTGCAAAATCTTTTGCCACCCATGAAAAGCCCTATGATGTGTGTTAACTGCTTTTGCTTGGTGAATTCAGAAAATGTGTGAATAGAAAATGCATGTAATTTACAAAGCTGTCAATAATTGTCTCTCATTTCTTGTTTGAACATTTGAGCTTTATTTTGCCATTCCTTGAGATTGTGTGTTAGCTTTTAATGAAAAAAGCAGGAGTGTTCTTCCAAAGTTCTGTAACTCCCTTTGGTAATCGTCAGTATACCTAAATTTGATCCAAAGCCATGATATTAGTCTTTCATTTTCAATCGACTGCATATGGAATTTATGTTgcttcaaatttaatttttaattttatttattttcagccACAACATGGATCTATAACTTCCATTTTTACCTGAACTTGGAGCCTTCATTTACTTCCTGTAAATTATGCATCTGCCCTCATCTAACGATTTCGATCTCGCAGTTTTTGTAACCCAAAATCACAGAACTGTGTCTGGTACTTCAAGTTCTCGGCTCATGTCCTGGTCTTTGTTTCAGTCTGTACAAGCCAGATACTTCCATCGGCTTCCTTGTCCATTTCTGCAAAATAGGCAGCATTATAAATGACTAGTATCAAACTATCAGAGCTGCATTGATGTTATAGAATTGACATAAAGTCTACTTAACATGGTGACTTAGTTTTTTGGCAGTAATTTGAGCAATTTACTCAAATATGCTAAGAAGAAACCACTGAGATACAGAGCATATTTATATGTCAAAGATTCAGAAGCATTCACGtggaaaatgtatttttatttatttttgttagaTCAGTTGAGAGGCGGTGCAGAAGCTCTACATTATAGACGTGTATGTAATAACTTCAAGGGCTTGTTTGTGCCATTTGTCCCGGTTCCGTTTCATACACTGATTCAATATACAAGTTTTTATTAAAgttcacattttaaaatcacataATTTGGTCTAAATTAAActattttgattttgttttcaCATCACATCCATATTCTGTACATTCAAAATGGGATCACCACTTCATCTATGGTGCATTGGCATGAATATTTCATGCAGAGGAGATGCTTGTGTGTGAATCCACAACGAACCCATGTAATCGGAAAACAAAGGAATCACAGGCCTCTTTGCCTAATAACATCCAATAAATTACCAGCCCAATTAAAATGTATTGGTGGTTTGtacttaataatatttaaaatattctgttcaattaatttttcaaacaaAAACACGGGAAGAAAAGAGAAATTTttcatttgaaaattcaaaatttcatattttgctttaaatatttttaatatctaTATtgtattattaagtgtgagactATTAGAATAAATTACATGAGGaaaccaaaatatttaatttcataattatctttCTTACATTACTAAAAACTTATTCAAGTAACTCCGTATTTTAgatagaaaaaaatttaaacaattttttttaaatcgaacaatttttctaaattgaaaataattttagttaattttgtaatattatttgatgaaattaaaaataataataatatatataatatgtataCATATTTTACTAGTGTTTTATTATGAAGCTGGTTGTCATAAATGAGTCGAACCTGCAAATTTATGTCACTGTAAGTCATCGGCCCAATCATACACTTTTTAGATTCAAAAACTTAAtttcaaaacaaaaagaaaTGAAATTTTTGGGACCAATCATATACTTTTTAGAATCGTATATTCTTAGAAACTTAAAGCATCTCCAACATTTTGGTGCAAGGCAGCTCCATTTCCTCGAgctccattttttttttaatttttttgtttttttttaattataaatattaatattaaaaattataaatattatttatataataataacatattattttaataattagatatttttaaataataatatattcaataatatatttaaaataattaaataaatcaaattaaaaagaatattttgagaagatttgtagaacccgtaaatcagtagacgtataagccatgcataattctagatttttaaaaattaattgacttcattgcatgattattttaaatgcatttctttgaagttaattatttatttttttcagttcagtagtttgatttttagcatttcagttatttcattgaggccggactggagttgcagttttgagatagaatttaagatttgagaaatatttcca
Protein-coding sequences here:
- the LOC142539075 gene encoding uncharacterized protein LOC142539075; this encodes MVRNRAWRIIPRPLLETILNNHMQHHRVPQPLILHGPRGVGKTTLILERLLDKWNTSPHITGYIDFAESVEDHHPKHGQSFPWTSWSICPAPKLVTMKAQLENCLESMTQKAIKLGTISSQQIFTILTKWHSPTTALNRILNLKGDAVNYRVAVRNKNRVTTSHLWDIAVFKLSAGLSEHEMNGDFDASMNVEEGSYYKEAMAALKLAKEVIKAQAKWRVNAIRDLNSKGGFSRSLANSATDWPCLLLELLSLAAEMDYFQPKLVINNIEVLKNAVVMDDATICGSMYHDSLIWRIIALGANETCLPVLFVSSDSYYSYRAFMDFGYPDVFISRETFEWSRAAAKMHMVGDYFSQSELDLVVEVLGTHPRHLFEVYALKLSDYYHTLMSDKGSTFEDLVDVYLAYLQVNVVNPAMHKALLHLEKFAVDAQSGKIPKDKLRFGAPWRHPPKTGNLSSWAKVQLMDFVQSLVNAEFGVNYLADCSLEIFDDPSAVAMLEVGLLYAQRDPSFIRPVSRGIERCLVRWMVQERMSLSFKNKFQYHWQRSIRGRSYRHLLLQVGYK